In one window of Methanolobus mangrovi DNA:
- the hisD gene encoding histidinol dehydrogenase, translating to MLYKKLSELTDEERGRIIGRGGELADVGDTVAAILKDVKQNGDAALREYTKKFDGADIEAIEISKEEIDEAVKNVDPALLAHLEFAASNIRKFHEAQMPKKMWFIEISPGIELGQKVTALESVGAYVPGGRASYPSTALMTIVPAKVAGVKNVVMCTPPGKDGTVNPLTLAAAKVAGADHVYKIGGVQAVAGMAYGTESVLKVDKIVGPGNVFVTAAKMQVRDMAEIDFPAGPSEVLIIADDSCNARMAASDMIAQAEHDPNSVSVIITTSEKLAEEVRDEVVRQAAKTLRTEIVATSLENAAVLVADSMDECIAFSNEFAPEHLEIMVEDSDAVLEGIEHAGSIFVGNYSPVPVGDYASGTNHVLPTAGYARIYSGLNIDHFLKSSSIQKISKQGLETLKDSVISIAEKEGLKAHADSVRARFE from the coding sequence ATGCTTTACAAGAAACTATCCGAACTTACCGATGAAGAAAGAGGCAGAATAATTGGTCGTGGTGGAGAACTTGCAGACGTTGGGGATACTGTTGCTGCTATCCTTAAGGATGTAAAACAGAATGGTGATGCAGCTCTGCGGGAATACACTAAGAAATTTGATGGTGCTGATATTGAAGCTATCGAAATCTCAAAAGAAGAGATCGATGAGGCTGTAAAAAATGTGGACCCTGCTCTTCTGGCACACCTTGAATTTGCTGCCAGTAATATCAGGAAATTCCATGAAGCACAGATGCCAAAAAAAATGTGGTTCATTGAAATATCTCCGGGCATTGAGCTTGGGCAGAAGGTCACAGCTCTTGAAAGCGTGGGTGCCTATGTGCCAGGTGGAAGAGCATCATATCCTTCCACTGCCCTTATGACAATAGTTCCCGCAAAGGTTGCAGGTGTCAAGAATGTTGTTATGTGTACACCTCCGGGTAAGGATGGAACAGTTAATCCGCTTACACTTGCGGCAGCAAAAGTAGCTGGTGCAGACCACGTTTATAAAATCGGTGGTGTGCAGGCAGTTGCCGGTATGGCATATGGTACTGAAAGTGTGCTGAAAGTTGACAAGATCGTAGGTCCGGGCAATGTCTTTGTGACCGCTGCAAAAATGCAGGTAAGGGACATGGCAGAGATTGATTTCCCGGCAGGCCCCAGTGAAGTGCTTATCATAGCTGATGATTCCTGTAATGCCAGAATGGCCGCATCGGATATGATAGCCCAGGCAGAACACGATCCGAATTCAGTTTCTGTTATTATCACAACATCTGAAAAGCTTGCAGAAGAAGTGCGGGATGAGGTTGTCAGGCAGGCAGCAAAAACCCTTAGAACAGAGATTGTGGCTACTTCTCTTGAAAATGCCGCAGTGCTGGTGGCCGATTCTATGGATGAATGTATTGCGTTTTCCAATGAGTTCGCTCCGGAGCACCTTGAGATAATGGTTGAGGATTCTGATGCTGTCCTCGAAGGAATAGAGCATGCAGGTTCCATATTCGTAGGCAATTATTCTCCGGTTCCCGTGGGTGACTATGCATCCGGTACCAATCACGTATTACCTACAGCAGGCTACGCAAGGATATACTCCGGCCTGAATATTGATCATTTCCTGAAATCTTCAAGCATACAAAAAATCAGCAAGCAGGGGCTTGAAACACTAAAAGATTCTGTCATTTCCATCGCCGAAAAAGAGGGTCTGAAGGCACATGCAGATTCTGTAAGGGCAAGGTTTGAATAA
- a CDS encoding ferritin, whose product MISKKMTEALNGQINKEMYSAFLYMDMSAHCSYVGLNGFANWFMVQYNEEMSHAMKIYDYVNNQGEKVVLNAIEKPPGNFGTPLEMFEATLKHEQFITKSIHGLVDLANEEKDYATQIFLQWFVTEQIEEEANDNEMIAKLKLVGKDGNGLFMIDKELEARVFNPPAKE is encoded by the coding sequence ATGATAAGCAAAAAGATGACAGAAGCCCTTAACGGGCAGATCAATAAGGAAATGTACTCTGCATTTCTTTACATGGACATGTCAGCACACTGTAGCTACGTAGGACTTAATGGTTTTGCCAACTGGTTCATGGTTCAGTACAATGAAGAAATGAGTCATGCCATGAAGATATATGACTACGTGAACAATCAGGGTGAAAAAGTAGTCCTGAATGCCATCGAAAAGCCGCCAGGAAACTTTGGAACTCCATTAGAGATGTTTGAAGCAACATTGAAGCATGAGCAGTTCATAACAAAGTCAATACATGGACTTGTAGACCTTGCAAATGAAGAAAAGGATTACGCAACCCAGATATTCCTCCAGTGGTTCGTTACAGAGCAGATAGAGGAAGAAGCAAATGATAATGAAATGATAGCAAAGCTCAAACTTGTAGGCAAGGACGGGAACGGCCTTTTCATGATTGACAAGGAACTTGAAGCAAGAGTTTTCAATCCGCCTGCAAAGGAATAA
- a CDS encoding desulfoferrodoxin family protein — protein MEFGDILKGKDVEGKEKHVPEIELIRGHGQSKADFVRVVVGKEVPHPNTVEHHIEWVELYGVTKEGKTVNFGKMTFEPVHTDPVATFHVNNIDDFKSFCALEYCNVHGVWQNCIEV, from the coding sequence ATGGAATTCGGAGATATTTTAAAAGGGAAGGATGTTGAAGGTAAAGAGAAACATGTTCCTGAGATAGAGCTTATCAGAGGACATGGACAATCAAAAGCTGACTTTGTACGAGTAGTCGTCGGAAAAGAAGTGCCACACCCAAACACAGTCGAACATCATATCGAATGGGTAGAACTCTACGGCGTTACTAAAGAAGGAAAAACAGTCAACTTTGGAAAAATGACCTTCGAACCAGTACACACCGACCCTGTTGCAACTTTCCACGTGAACAACATCGATGACTTCAAGTCATTCTGCGCTCTTGAATACTGCAACGTTCACGGTGTATGGCAGAACTGTATAGAAGTTTGA
- a CDS encoding uroporphyrinogen-III synthase, which translates to MAEQVKRPLLAIMRPQRYLKESTELADSMGFEPLAVPMIELADMKDEYFDGFVERVLSGVSDYVIITSANGIDFTLNKIPSDNREKFIEALNATKVIAIGPTTRKALENLGINVIGMPGVYSSEGLVEFLCPNIKGKVVDTARSFYGSSLLIEGLKDCGAEVHETNVYTLTKPEGDVQEDFMRRVLDGDVDVFAFTSSMMVRNFFEHAVSQTTKEEVINIMNNSVVAAIGIPTAQTLESYGVKVSVTPGKFTFEDILKKVQELLS; encoded by the coding sequence ATGGCAGAACAAGTCAAAAGACCGTTACTTGCAATAATGAGGCCGCAGCGCTATCTTAAAGAGTCAACCGAACTTGCAGATTCCATGGGTTTTGAACCCCTGGCGGTTCCTATGATCGAACTTGCCGACATGAAGGATGAATACTTCGATGGGTTTGTCGAAAGGGTTCTCTCCGGCGTTTCGGACTATGTGATCATTACAAGTGCCAATGGGATTGATTTTACTCTTAACAAGATTCCTTCCGATAACAGGGAAAAGTTCATTGAGGCGTTGAATGCTACAAAGGTCATAGCCATTGGTCCGACGACCCGGAAAGCACTGGAAAATCTGGGTATCAATGTAATTGGAATGCCTGGTGTCTACAGTTCCGAAGGACTTGTGGAATTCCTCTGTCCTAATATAAAAGGCAAAGTTGTTGACACAGCCAGGAGTTTCTATGGTTCCTCCCTGCTTATAGAGGGCCTTAAGGACTGTGGTGCTGAAGTACATGAAACCAATGTTTATACGCTTACCAAACCGGAAGGTGACGTACAGGAAGATTTCATGCGCAGAGTGCTTGATGGTGATGTCGATGTATTTGCGTTCACAAGTTCCATGATGGTGCGTAATTTCTTTGAACATGCGGTAAGCCAGACCACAAAGGAAGAAGTAATCAACATTATGAACAATTCCGTAGTTGCGGCCATAGGCATACCTACGGCACAAACACTTGAAAGTTATGGCGTGAAGGTTTCAGTTACTCCGGGGAAATTCACTTTCGAAGATATTCTTAAAAAAGTCCAGGAATTGCTGAGTTAA
- the cobA gene encoding uroporphyrinogen-III C-methyltransferase, which translates to MAQKYGKVYLVGSGPGDPELLTLKARRLLDTAEVVVYDQLPGKAIIDSISGTAEKIDAGKHAGEHTLTQDEINALIIQKAKEGKDVVRLKGGDPYMFGRGGEEAQELIAEGIEFEVVPGITSAVAVPAYAGIPVTHRDHASMVTFITGHEDPTKEESALDWETLAKFDGTIVIFMGVKMLGRNVGELMKYGKDPKTPVALIERGTRPDQRVTTGFLDNIAEIAKERGVKAPAITVVGSVVTLHDILGEQTSGSFE; encoded by the coding sequence ATGGCCCAGAAATATGGTAAAGTCTATTTGGTTGGTTCAGGCCCGGGTGATCCGGAACTATTAACGCTCAAAGCACGCAGGCTTCTAGATACTGCTGAAGTTGTGGTATATGACCAGCTTCCAGGGAAGGCTATTATTGATTCTATCTCTGGAACTGCTGAAAAGATAGACGCAGGTAAACATGCAGGTGAACATACCCTCACCCAGGACGAGATAAATGCTCTCATCATCCAAAAGGCAAAGGAAGGCAAGGATGTAGTTCGTCTGAAAGGCGGTGACCCATACATGTTTGGTCGAGGAGGGGAAGAGGCCCAGGAACTGATCGCTGAAGGCATTGAATTTGAAGTTGTGCCGGGCATAACATCTGCTGTTGCTGTTCCTGCATATGCGGGCATACCTGTGACCCATAGGGATCATGCTTCAATGGTGACTTTCATCACAGGGCATGAGGACCCGACAAAAGAAGAAAGTGCACTTGACTGGGAGACACTTGCAAAATTCGATGGAACTATTGTCATATTCATGGGCGTGAAAATGCTTGGCAGGAATGTCGGGGAACTCATGAAATACGGCAAGGACCCAAAGACTCCCGTAGCCCTTATAGAAAGAGGTACGAGGCCGGACCAGCGTGTTACAACAGGTTTCCTTGATAATATTGCTGAGATCGCAAAAGAAAGAGGTGTCAAAGCTCCTGCAATTACAGTAGTAGGAAGCGTTGTCACACTTCACGATATACTTGGCGAACAGACTTCAGGCAGTTTTGAATAG
- the ahbC gene encoding 12,18-didecarboxysiroheme deacetylase, with protein MIGISKLYCRTVEPSDALRYGRDSKKLPSHLLQFSKDKKTVVVWNVTQRCNLKCVHCYAHSKDIDYKNELTLEQGKALIDDLADFGCPAILFSGGEPLMRKDLPELAGYATSKGIRAVISTNGTMITPEIARKLKDIGLSYVGISIDGMRETNDKFRGIEGSFDRAMQGLHNCQKEGIKVGLRFTINRHNVHDIPAIFDLIERENIPRICFYHLVYSGRGSDMINEDLSLEESRQTVDLLIDKTRDLHSKGKMVEVLTVDNHCDGPYIYLRLLKEDPERAAEVLELLNMNRGNSSGIGFGCVSWDGSVHPDQFWRHHSFGNIKDRKFSEIWRDTTDELMAGLKDRKPLIKENADRCAKCKWFDVCNGNFRVRAESVYSNIWADDPACYLSNEEIGYDDFQ; from the coding sequence ATGATAGGTATTTCAAAACTCTATTGCAGAACCGTGGAGCCCTCGGATGCACTTCGCTATGGGCGTGATTCAAAAAAACTTCCATCCCACCTCCTCCAGTTCTCAAAAGATAAAAAAACGGTTGTAGTGTGGAATGTTACTCAGCGCTGCAACCTCAAATGTGTTCATTGTTATGCACATTCAAAGGATATTGATTACAAAAATGAGCTTACGCTTGAGCAAGGCAAGGCACTCATAGATGATCTTGCTGATTTTGGATGTCCTGCTATTTTGTTCTCAGGAGGGGAACCCCTGATGAGAAAAGATCTTCCTGAACTGGCAGGTTATGCCACATCAAAGGGCATAAGAGCTGTGATCTCCACCAACGGAACCATGATCACGCCGGAAATAGCAAGGAAGCTCAAAGACATTGGCCTTTCCTACGTAGGGATATCCATTGATGGTATGCGTGAGACCAACGATAAATTCCGTGGCATCGAAGGCTCTTTTGACAGGGCAATGCAAGGTCTTCATAACTGCCAGAAAGAAGGAATCAAAGTTGGACTGCGTTTTACTATCAATCGCCATAATGTACATGATATTCCGGCAATATTTGATCTGATAGAAAGGGAAAACATCCCTCGTATCTGTTTCTACCACCTTGTATATTCAGGACGTGGTTCTGATATGATCAACGAGGATCTGTCCCTTGAAGAAAGCCGTCAGACTGTAGACCTCCTGATAGATAAGACCAGGGACCTGCACAGCAAGGGTAAAATGGTGGAAGTCCTCACAGTTGATAATCATTGTGATGGTCCGTACATATACCTGCGTCTTCTGAAAGAGGATCCAGAGAGAGCTGCTGAAGTTTTAGAACTCCTGAACATGAACAGAGGCAATTCTTCCGGAATTGGCTTTGGCTGTGTATCATGGGATGGTTCTGTTCATCCTGATCAGTTCTGGAGACATCACTCCTTTGGAAACATAAAGGACCGCAAGTTCAGTGAAATATGGAGAGATACCACTGATGAACTAATGGCAGGACTTAAGGACCGCAAGCCGCTTATCAAGGAAAATGCAGACAGGTGTGCCAAATGCAAATGGTTTGATGTATGTAACGGTAACTTCCGTGTACGTGCTGAATCTGTTTATAGCAATATATGGGCAGATGATCCGGCATGCTACCTTAGTAATGAAGAGATCGGTTACGATGATTTCCAGTAA
- a CDS encoding DsrE family protein, translated as MTRKIAVFAFNGEEMCFIHALMNTLDLKEKGYDVKLIIEGSATRLVKEAEDVKRPFTNLYTKAKDAGLIDCVCMACAAKMESLESAKQQLLPLCDEMFGHPSMSRYMDEGYEIVVF; from the coding sequence ATGACCAGAAAGATAGCTGTTTTTGCTTTTAATGGGGAGGAAATGTGTTTCATTCATGCTTTAATGAATACACTTGATTTGAAAGAGAAAGGCTATGATGTCAAATTGATCATAGAAGGTTCTGCAACACGCCTTGTAAAAGAAGCAGAAGATGTGAAAAGACCCTTTACCAACCTTTACACAAAAGCAAAGGATGCAGGATTGATAGACTGCGTATGCATGGCCTGTGCAGCTAAAATGGAGAGTCTTGAAAGTGCAAAGCAGCAGCTTTTGCCATTGTGTGATGAAATGTTCGGACATCCAAGCATGTCACGATATATGGATGAAGGCTACGAAATTGTTGTATTCTAA
- a CDS encoding valine--tRNA ligase — translation MTIPKEYDPHIIEPKWRDSWNMSMYHFDWKDESRPQFIIDTPPPYPTGNFHIGNSLNWCYIDFVARYKRMCGYNVMFPQGWDCHGLPTEVKVEEIHGITKNEVPREEFRNMCRELTVGNIEKMRNTMLNLGFSTDWSNEFVTMEPEYYSKTQRSFRKMYDMNRLYQSEHPVNWCPRCETAIAFAEVEYDSRETKLNYLYFDGLQIATSRPELLAACVAVAINPEDERYKEHLGSTVKVPLFGHDVKVIGDKDVDPEFGTGVVMICTFGDKQDVRWWMEHDLPLRKAIDKSGLMTDIAGKYKGMSIPECKKAIIEDLEKAGHLFEQKPLEQNVGMCWRCSTPIEILSERQWFIKIDTDEVSKASNDIEWLPEYMKVRLDNWTNTMEWDWCISRQRLFATPIPVWYCKHCDEVMVAKEEWMPIDPTQQQPPEACKCGSTEFEAEEDVLDTWMDSSITALHVSGWLTDHEMRLPAQLRPQGHDIIRTWAFYTILRSMAITGKKPWDAILVNGMVLGEDGHKMSKSLGNVIAPEEVIKDYSADSFRQWAAIGGSPGSDVMFRWKDVVSASRFFTKMWSIYRFAMSHLEDYEHCDMDVSELKIVDRWLFSNLNTLVRSVTGSMDAYQFDEAFKAVRGFTWDVLADNYIELVKSRLYGDDESGKKAAKYTLYVAIDTLSRLLAPFAPFFAEEMFSRIGDGSVHVHSWPKVCESMIDADIEKSGEFIKDVASNVRRYKSEHGIALNAPLEKIEIYGSLADITDVLGATNSPVEVIAGEPDFEHVPVNVKPNMGVIGPKFRGQAKDIINALIEENPKKIADEIAKGKITVKVNGDMLELDPECVEVEKEVVSAGRSVDVLDISGVPVVIVR, via the coding sequence ATGACCATTCCAAAAGAATATGACCCACACATTATAGAGCCTAAATGGCGTGATTCATGGAATATGTCCATGTATCATTTCGACTGGAAAGATGAAAGCAGACCCCAGTTCATAATTGATACGCCACCACCATATCCTACTGGCAATTTCCATATTGGTAACTCCCTTAACTGGTGTTACATCGATTTTGTTGCAAGATACAAGCGTATGTGTGGATATAATGTGATGTTCCCGCAGGGATGGGACTGCCACGGTCTTCCTACGGAAGTGAAAGTAGAAGAAATCCATGGTATCACAAAGAACGAGGTTCCAAGGGAAGAGTTCAGGAACATGTGCCGTGAACTTACTGTTGGCAACATCGAGAAAATGAGGAACACGATGCTCAATCTCGGTTTCTCAACTGACTGGAGCAATGAATTTGTGACGATGGAGCCGGAGTACTATTCCAAGACCCAGAGGTCTTTCAGGAAAATGTATGACATGAACCGTCTTTACCAGTCCGAACACCCGGTAAACTGGTGTCCAAGATGTGAAACAGCTATTGCTTTTGCAGAAGTTGAATATGATTCAAGGGAAACAAAGCTTAACTACCTGTATTTTGACGGGCTTCAGATCGCTACATCCAGACCTGAGTTACTTGCAGCATGTGTTGCAGTGGCTATCAATCCGGAAGATGAGCGCTATAAGGAACACCTGGGCTCAACGGTCAAGGTGCCTCTTTTCGGTCATGACGTCAAGGTTATCGGTGACAAGGATGTAGATCCTGAATTCGGTACCGGTGTAGTTATGATATGTACCTTTGGTGACAAGCAGGATGTAAGATGGTGGATGGAACACGATCTTCCACTGCGAAAGGCCATTGACAAGAGCGGCCTTATGACTGATATTGCTGGTAAGTACAAGGGAATGTCTATTCCTGAATGTAAGAAAGCCATTATTGAAGACCTTGAAAAAGCAGGTCATCTCTTTGAGCAGAAACCACTTGAACAGAATGTCGGTATGTGCTGGAGATGCAGCACTCCTATTGAGATCCTTTCCGAACGCCAGTGGTTCATCAAGATAGACACCGATGAGGTGTCAAAGGCATCAAATGATATCGAGTGGCTGCCTGAGTATATGAAGGTCAGGCTTGACAACTGGACCAATACAATGGAATGGGACTGGTGTATATCCCGCCAGAGGCTCTTTGCAACACCAATACCTGTATGGTACTGCAAGCACTGTGACGAGGTAATGGTTGCAAAGGAAGAATGGATGCCTATTGATCCAACACAGCAGCAACCACCTGAAGCCTGTAAATGTGGCAGTACTGAGTTTGAAGCCGAAGAGGATGTTCTGGATACATGGATGGATTCATCTATCACAGCACTTCATGTTTCAGGATGGCTTACTGATCATGAGATGAGGTTGCCTGCACAACTTCGTCCACAGGGACACGATATTATCAGGACCTGGGCATTCTATACAATATTACGCTCTATGGCTATAACTGGTAAAAAACCGTGGGATGCCATTTTGGTAAATGGTATGGTGCTTGGAGAAGATGGACACAAGATGAGCAAATCACTTGGTAACGTCATAGCTCCTGAAGAAGTTATCAAAGACTACAGTGCAGACTCTTTCAGACAATGGGCGGCCATCGGTGGTTCACCAGGGTCTGATGTGATGTTCCGCTGGAAGGATGTTGTATCTGCATCAAGGTTCTTCACAAAGATGTGGAGTATCTATCGGTTTGCAATGTCTCATCTCGAAGATTACGAGCACTGTGATATGGATGTATCCGAGCTGAAGATAGTCGACAGGTGGCTTTTCAGTAATCTGAACACTCTTGTAAGATCAGTTACCGGGTCAATGGATGCCTATCAGTTTGACGAGGCATTCAAAGCTGTCAGGGGTTTCACATGGGATGTCCTTGCAGACAATTATATCGAACTTGTCAAATCACGTCTGTATGGTGATGACGAGTCCGGAAAGAAAGCTGCAAAATACACTTTATATGTTGCAATTGACACTCTTTCCCGGTTGCTTGCTCCATTTGCTCCGTTCTTTGCAGAGGAAATGTTCTCTCGTATCGGTGATGGCAGTGTGCATGTTCATTCATGGCCAAAAGTTTGCGAGTCCATGATAGATGCTGACATTGAGAAGTCCGGTGAATTCATAAAGGATGTTGCAAGCAATGTGAGGAGATACAAATCCGAGCATGGTATAGCACTCAATGCTCCTCTTGAGAAAATAGAGATATATGGAAGCCTTGCAGACATAACTGATGTACTGGGCGCAACGAACTCTCCCGTAGAGGTTATTGCAGGTGAGCCTGATTTCGAGCATGTTCCTGTGAATGTCAAACCTAATATGGGCGTGATCGGTCCGAAATTCAGGGGACAGGCAAAGGACATAATCAATGCACTGATCGAAGAGAATCCTAAAAAGATCGCTGATGAGATTGCAAAAGGAAAAATAACTGTAAAAGTTAACGGTGATATGCTTGAACTTGACCCTGAGTGTGTTGAGGTGGAGAAGGAAGTTGTCTCAGCAGGAAGGTCAGTTGATGTTCTTGATATCAGTGGAGTTCCTGTAGTTATTGTAAGATGA
- a CDS encoding DUF1699 family protein yields MKIRVVSSREEIPQLNPNEKVIHLAFRPSNKDIFSLVQTCPKVEVIQIPSSYRRTVSKSIEMFMKMQNIKLVEGDVWGHRKDINEYYSIAPALLDKIKELKSEGMSDENIVTKLEREGKLNREMLFYILGKK; encoded by the coding sequence ATGAAAATAAGAGTTGTAAGTTCGCGAGAGGAAATACCGCAATTGAATCCAAATGAAAAGGTAATTCATCTTGCTTTCAGACCATCGAACAAGGATATATTTTCACTTGTCCAGACATGCCCAAAAGTGGAAGTGATCCAAATCCCGAGTTCTTACAGACGTACAGTCTCAAAGTCCATCGAGATGTTCATGAAAATGCAGAACATCAAGCTCGTTGAAGGTGATGTGTGGGGTCACAGGAAAGATATTAATGAATACTATAGTATCGCTCCGGCCTTGCTCGACAAGATCAAAGAGCTTAAGTCAGAAGGCATGTCTGATGAAAATATAGTGACCAAACTGGAACGTGAAGGAAAATTGAACAGGGAAATGCTGTTCTATATATTGGGTAAAAAGTAG